The following proteins are co-located in the Triticum aestivum cultivar Chinese Spring chromosome 1A, IWGSC CS RefSeq v2.1, whole genome shotgun sequence genome:
- the LOC123044329 gene encoding rubisco accumulation factor 1, chloroplastic: MLSVSHPHPAASTGPRHRKPLSTAHHRRRRCTYTIAALILPGGGGPRGSPPNGGKLILPGSGGGGGGRGGGGGGGMLPRTPPPTAPPGQLYQPFHPPPNPLPETYRNLDLTERLAVLRDRMGRWYEYAPLISSLSREGFTPASIEEATGMSGVEQNRLVVASQVRDSLISDDFPDDLLHYFDSYGGPDLLYELRFLNARQRIVATKHTIERRLESKGVRELARSMKDFPQRRGDEGWDAFDRHSAGDCLAYARFRLSREAIANEDRIPELERSLDVVETESARARVELEIERAIKKAAGEEVEELEAEIDARPAVPVVRLMYGEISEASIVLLLPVVKETDGVKAVDLAPRRSQTDADLGIVEVDKGWARWAVLPGWAPVMAVADEAVVIELADGRVLPWRSAENERVLVVADRKRKEVVDEGIYVLEKGGKLVVERGKKLLEEGISQAAAEVVTVVRPPKDEEDIIVGDEWD; the protein is encoded by the coding sequence ATGCTCTCCGTCTCCCACCCCCACCCGGCGGCCTCTACCGGCCCGCGCCACCGCAAGCCCCTCTCCACCGCCCACCACCGCCGGCGTCGATGCACCTACACCATCGCCGCACTCATCCTCCCCGGAGGCGGTGGACCCCGGGGCAGCCCCCCGAACGGCGGCAAGCTCATCCTCCccggcagcggcggaggcggcgggggccgcggagggggaggcggcggtggaATGCTCCCCCGCACCCCTCCACCGACGGCCCCGCCGGGCCAGCTGTACCAGCCCTTCCACCCGCCGCCTAACCCCCTGCCCGAGACTTACCGCAACCTCGACCTCACTGAGCGCCTCGCCGTGCTCCGCGACCGCATGGGCCGCTGGTACGAGTACGCGCCCCTCATCTCCTCTCTCTCCCGCGAGGGCTTCACCCCGGCCTCCATCGAGGAGGCCACCGGCATGTCCGGCGTCGAGCAAaaccgcctcgtcgtcgcctcccaGGTCCGCGACTCCCTCATCTCCGACGACTTCCCCGACGATCTCCTACACTACTTCGACTCCTACGGCGGGCCCGACCTCCTGTACGAGCTCCGCTTCCTCAACGCCCGCCAGCGCATCGTCGCCACCAAGCACACCATCGAGAGGCGCCTCGAGTCCAAGGGCGTGCGCGAGCTCGCGCGCTCTATGAAGGACTTCCCGCAGCGCCGCGGCGACGAAGGATGGGACGCCTTCGACAGGCACTCCGCCGGCGACTGCCTCGCGTACGCGCGCTTCCGGCTGTCGCGGGAGGCCATCGCCAACGAGGACCGCATCCCCGAGCTGGAGCGCTCGCTCGACGTGGTCGAGACCGAGTCGGCCAGGGCGCGGGTGGAGCTCGAGATTGAGAGGGCCATCAAGAAGGCCGCCGGAGAGGAGGTGGAGGAGCTCGAGGCCGAAATCGACGCACGGCCCGCGGTGCCGGTGGTGCGGCTCATGTACGGCGAGATCTCCGAGGCGTCCATCGTGCTGCTGCTGCCGGTTGTAAAAGAAACAGACGGCGTCAAGGCCGTGGACCTCGCGCCGAGGAGGAGCCAGACGGACGCGGACCTCGGCATCGTGGAGGTGGACAAGGGGTGGGCGCGCTGGGCGGTGCTGCCGGGCTGGGCCCCAGTCATGGCGGTGGCCGACGAGGCGGTGGTGATCGAGTTGGCGGACGGGCGGGTGCTGCCGTGGCGGTCGGCGGAGAACGAGAGAGTGCTGGTGGTGGCCGACCGGAAACGGAAGGAGGTGGTGGACGAGGGGATATACGTGCTGGAGAAGGGAGGGAAGCTGGTGGTGGAGAGGGGCAAGAAGTTGTTGGAGGAAGGCATTAGCCAGGCCGCCGCGGAGGTGGTGACCGTCGTCCGGCCACCCAAAGACGAGGAAGACATCATCGTCGGCGACGAGTGGGACTAA